A single window of Nocardioides kongjuensis DNA harbors:
- a CDS encoding matrixin family metalloprotease: MTRRAWGLVLALSIVVFAVAVTAGRVAGPPDPEFAFTETQAGEPGAPVTWEPCVPIVYQVHTSRLLGGEGEALAFVDEAVEHVSALTGLRFRREPVGQPFDVAISWAAADEVDELAGKVAGVTRAAIKRYASREWFVSGQIVLDVEVFDRIGLGEEGRAILLHELGHLVGLDHVDSRAELMYRTTTGRLDYGRGDREGLVRLGKGTQSCS; the protein is encoded by the coding sequence GTGACGCGTCGGGCCTGGGGCCTCGTCCTCGCCCTCAGCATCGTCGTGTTCGCGGTCGCGGTGACGGCCGGCCGCGTCGCCGGCCCGCCCGATCCGGAGTTCGCGTTCACCGAGACCCAGGCGGGGGAGCCGGGCGCACCGGTGACCTGGGAGCCCTGCGTCCCGATCGTCTACCAGGTCCACACCTCACGGCTGCTCGGTGGGGAGGGTGAGGCGCTGGCCTTCGTCGACGAGGCCGTCGAGCACGTCTCCGCGCTCACCGGTCTGCGGTTCCGCCGCGAGCCGGTCGGGCAGCCGTTCGACGTGGCGATCTCCTGGGCCGCCGCCGACGAGGTCGACGAGCTGGCCGGCAAGGTCGCCGGGGTCACCCGCGCCGCGATCAAGAGGTACGCCAGCCGGGAGTGGTTCGTGAGCGGCCAGATCGTCCTCGACGTCGAGGTGTTCGACCGGATCGGTCTCGGTGAGGAGGGACGGGCCATCCTGCTCCACGAGCTCGGCCACCTGGTCGGCCTCGACCACGTCGACTCGCGGGCCGAGCTCATGTACCGGACCACGACCGGCCGGCTGGACTACGGTCGCGGTGATCGTGAAGGGCTGGTCCGTCTCGGGAAGGGGACGCAGTCATGCAGCTGA
- a CDS encoding aldehyde dehydrogenase family protein gives MTIDAAATFTSLDPATGAVVGTHPIHTADDVRAAVATARKQSEWWQALGFDGRKKALVRWRKVIARRMEELAALMARETGKPDGDALLETALAIDHLAWAASHAEKVLKRRSVSPGLLMVNQAASVEYRPLGVVGVIGPWNYPVFTPMGSIAYALAAGNAVVFKPSEYTPGVGEWLAATFLEAVGRPVLQVVTGYGETGAALTTAGVDKVAFTGSTATGKRVMAACAESLTPVVIEAGGKDALIVAEDADVAEAAEAALWGAAANAGQTCAGVERVYVHDRVYDQFLDELVTQARKLEARPGGQVGPITMPSQVDIIRRHVDDALARGGRALVGGPVPEGARFVQPTVLVDVPEDSAAVQEETFGPTVTVSRVTSMDEAIERANGTRYALGSTVFSKSQGMEIAQRLRAGMTAINGVISFAGIPTLPFGGVGDSGFGRIHGPDGLREFTYPHAIARQRFKPAIALTTFRRTAKEEQQLTKVVRGLYGRGKS, from the coding sequence GTGACCATCGACGCCGCAGCCACCTTCACCTCGCTCGACCCCGCCACCGGCGCGGTCGTCGGCACCCACCCGATCCACACCGCCGACGACGTCCGCGCCGCGGTGGCCACCGCCCGCAAGCAGTCCGAGTGGTGGCAGGCCCTCGGCTTCGACGGCCGCAAGAAGGCGCTGGTCCGCTGGCGCAAGGTGATCGCGCGGCGGATGGAGGAGCTGGCCGCGCTGATGGCGCGCGAGACCGGCAAGCCCGACGGCGACGCACTCCTCGAGACCGCGCTCGCGATCGACCACCTCGCGTGGGCCGCGAGCCACGCCGAGAAGGTCCTCAAGCGGCGCAGCGTCTCGCCCGGCCTGCTGATGGTCAACCAGGCCGCGAGCGTGGAGTACCGCCCGCTCGGCGTGGTCGGCGTCATCGGCCCGTGGAACTACCCCGTCTTCACCCCGATGGGCTCGATCGCCTACGCCCTCGCCGCCGGCAACGCGGTCGTCTTCAAGCCCTCGGAGTACACCCCCGGCGTCGGCGAGTGGCTCGCCGCGACCTTCCTCGAGGCCGTCGGCCGGCCGGTGCTCCAGGTCGTCACCGGGTACGGCGAGACCGGCGCCGCGCTCACCACGGCAGGTGTCGACAAGGTCGCGTTCACCGGCTCGACCGCGACCGGCAAGCGGGTGATGGCGGCCTGCGCCGAGTCGCTCACGCCCGTCGTGATCGAGGCCGGCGGCAAGGACGCGCTGATCGTCGCGGAGGACGCCGACGTCGCCGAGGCGGCCGAGGCGGCGCTGTGGGGTGCGGCCGCCAACGCCGGCCAGACCTGCGCCGGCGTCGAGCGGGTCTACGTCCACGACCGCGTCTACGACCAGTTCCTCGACGAGCTCGTCACGCAGGCTCGCAAGCTGGAGGCCCGGCCGGGCGGCCAGGTCGGCCCGATCACCATGCCCTCCCAGGTCGACATCATCCGCCGCCACGTCGACGACGCGCTGGCCCGCGGCGGCCGCGCCCTGGTCGGCGGCCCGGTCCCGGAGGGCGCCCGGTTCGTGCAGCCGACCGTGCTGGTCGACGTGCCCGAGGACTCGGCGGCGGTGCAGGAGGAGACCTTCGGCCCGACCGTCACCGTGTCGCGGGTCACGAGCATGGACGAGGCGATCGAGCGGGCCAACGGCACCCGCTACGCCCTCGGCTCGACCGTGTTCTCGAAGAGCCAGGGCATGGAGATCGCGCAGCGGCTGCGCGCCGGCATGACCGCGATCAACGGGGTCATCTCGTTCGCCGGCATCCCGACCCTGCCGTTCGGCGGCGTCGGCGACTCGGGCTTCGGCCGGATCCACGGCCCCGACGGTCTGCGCGAGTTCACCTACCCGCACGCGATCGCCCGTCAGCGGTTCAAGCCGGCGATCGCGCTGACCACCTTCCGCCGCACGGCGAAGGAGGAGCAGCAGCTCACGAAGGTCGTGCGCGGCCTGTACGGGCGCGGGAAGAGCTAG
- a CDS encoding DUF1353 domain-containing protein, protein MQLSPWRPVRPEPERFHDEGSADPPRIVLERVEAGDVHRRTERFRMLHRIAYRDREYGDLLVPADLGTFETDLTSVPTIFTWLVPRTGRHLPPALIHDGLVHAPDEAPTYLSVEGRVLDRVAADRVFRAAMRDTDTGPVRSWLVWSAITLSTIWHGSASWTRATHLRYRVAAAASVAIIVVLGVLATLDLFDVIDEVPWMGDRSFVMELVGGLAGAVVVPLLLGLTWGRFAVAGVVSGIALAVLLHVTVALGLITLAYQAAEWIARRRPVAAIVIAGIVIAAHLVLIVLFLTPFRSN, encoded by the coding sequence ATGCAGCTGAGTCCGTGGCGACCGGTGCGACCGGAGCCCGAGCGGTTCCACGACGAGGGCTCCGCGGACCCGCCGAGGATCGTGCTCGAGCGGGTCGAGGCCGGTGACGTCCACCGGCGCACCGAGCGGTTCCGGATGCTGCACCGCATCGCCTACCGCGACCGCGAGTACGGCGACCTGCTGGTCCCCGCCGACCTCGGCACCTTCGAGACCGACCTGACCTCGGTGCCGACGATCTTCACCTGGCTGGTGCCGCGCACCGGGCGCCACCTCCCGCCCGCGCTGATCCACGACGGCCTGGTGCACGCACCCGACGAGGCGCCGACGTACCTCTCCGTCGAGGGCCGCGTGCTCGACCGGGTCGCCGCGGACCGGGTGTTCCGTGCGGCGATGCGCGACACCGACACCGGTCCCGTGCGCAGCTGGCTGGTGTGGTCGGCGATCACCCTCTCGACGATCTGGCACGGGTCCGCGTCCTGGACCCGGGCGACCCACCTGCGCTACAGGGTGGCCGCGGCAGCGAGCGTCGCGATCATCGTGGTGCTCGGCGTGCTGGCGACCCTCGACCTGTTCGACGTCATCGACGAGGTGCCGTGGATGGGGGACCGGTCGTTCGTGATGGAGCTGGTCGGCGGGCTGGCGGGGGCAGTCGTCGTACCGCTGCTGCTCGGGCTGACCTGGGGGAGGTTCGCGGTCGCGGGCGTCGTCTCCGGGATCGCGCTCGCGGTGCTGCTCCACGTCACGGTGGCGCTCGGCCTGATCACGCTGGCCTACCAGGCGGCCGAGTGGATCGCCCGGCGCCGGCCCGTGGCGGCGATTGTCATCGCTGGCATTGTGATTGCCGCCCATCTGGTGCTGATTGTCTTGTTCCTGACGCCATTCCGCTCGAACTGA